A window from Aquabacterium sp. NJ1 encodes these proteins:
- a CDS encoding AraC family transcriptional regulator, whose amino-acid sequence MLDAHAPADWLKPSLHPVYARLICAELRRRGFSEDEILQGTRLNWAELHGSNLFLSFEQTRRLVLRALTLTQCPWLGLQVGLSTQLSAHGALGYAAMAAGTVGEAMLLLQRFTDVRLRLARMDVDTRGGFALVLKEVLVSDDVREYIVGHIAAAMLRMFETIAGQDMRGRVRIQWPFPEPPWGQHYRDFCPQSEFGADQLRMELPLDVWGSPGIASDPEAFRTALRDCERQLNQIEMGTVTTRVQRRLLGCDGSYPSLEQMAELEHVSPRTLIRHLSEEGMSYQRLLDAVREELACWLLVHTELSVEAIAERLGYQDTSNFSRTFRRWLGVTPRDFRQTRVDHKPLEAQSG is encoded by the coding sequence ATGCTTGATGCGCACGCGCCTGCCGACTGGTTGAAGCCCTCCCTGCACCCCGTCTACGCCCGCCTGATCTGCGCCGAGTTGCGCCGCCGCGGCTTCAGTGAAGACGAGATCCTGCAAGGCACCCGGCTGAACTGGGCCGAGTTGCATGGCAGCAACCTGTTCCTCAGCTTCGAGCAGACGCGCCGGCTCGTCCTGCGGGCTTTGACCTTGACGCAATGCCCCTGGCTGGGGCTGCAGGTGGGCCTGAGCACACAGTTGTCCGCGCACGGGGCCTTGGGTTATGCGGCCATGGCGGCCGGCACGGTGGGCGAGGCCATGTTGCTGTTGCAGCGCTTCACCGACGTGCGCCTGCGCCTGGCCCGCATGGATGTCGATACGCGTGGTGGCTTTGCCCTGGTGCTCAAGGAGGTGCTGGTGTCTGATGATGTGCGCGAGTACATCGTCGGGCACATCGCGGCGGCCATGTTGCGCATGTTCGAGACCATCGCCGGTCAGGACATGCGGGGCCGCGTGCGGATTCAGTGGCCCTTCCCCGAGCCGCCCTGGGGCCAGCACTACCGCGACTTCTGCCCGCAAAGCGAATTCGGCGCCGATCAACTGCGCATGGAGTTGCCGCTGGATGTGTGGGGCAGTCCGGGCATCGCGTCCGACCCCGAGGCCTTTCGCACGGCCTTGCGCGACTGCGAACGCCAGCTCAACCAGATCGAGATGGGCACGGTGACGACCCGCGTGCAACGCCGCCTGTTGGGCTGCGACGGCAGCTACCCGTCGCTGGAGCAGATGGCCGAGCTGGAACATGTGTCCCCGCGCACGCTGATTCGCCATCTGAGCGAAGAGGGCATGAGCTACCAGCGCCTGCTGGATGCGGTGCGCGAGGAGCTGGCCTGCTGGCTGCTGGTGCACACCGAGCTGAGCGTGGAGGCCATCGCCGAACGCCTGGGGTATCAGGACACGTCCAACTTCAGCCGCACGTTTCGGCGCTGGCTGGGTGTCACACCGCGGGATTTTCGGCAAACCCGGGTAGACCACAAGCCACTTGAGGCTCAATCGGGCTGA